The DNA window CTTTAGATACTACGACCATGAAAGACCGCACCAGAGCCTGGGTTATAAGCCGCCGGCTTCGATATACTTTTCGCCTGTTGACAAAACCGGAAAGGCGGCTTAGAATGACTGATGTAAGAAAAGAGCACAGCAAGATTCAACTTAACTTGCCCCTAAATCTGTCCAAACACAGGGGCGCACCTTAAGTAATTGGAATTGTTTTTAATTTTTTCGAGTATAATTTCTTTACTTTTTTCATTGAAATTTAATAAACTATCTTTAAATGTCGGATTTATCTCCACTTCAATACTTGAAATTCCTAATAATTTTTGATTAAGGAACATAAAATTCTGCATATCTTTAATCGATATCTTATTGTCAATAATTTTATTGTATATAATATTGTATATATTTTTTAATAATGCTTTTTGCAATACAAATACCATTGTTTGAATACTTGCCTCTTTAAATACTTTAAAATCATTAAAATCAATATATTTAATAATTTTACTATCTGATAATATTTTATTCCTTAAAATGGAGGCACCTGCATTTGTTATCCAATTATTGGGAGCAATAAATCCTAGGTATCCATGGGATTTTAATATATCAAGTCCATAACAAACAAAAAAGTACCATAAATCCATTTTACCTTGATAATATTTTTCTAAATGAGATTTCTTTATTGATTTGAATTGGTCTTTTTCGGTATATTCTTTTACATACGGCGGATTTCCAATCACACAATCAAAACCTCCGGATTTGAATACTCCCGGAAACGCGCTTTCGAAATCCATCGGGTTCAGTCTACGCTCCTCCTCCCCGGAGAACAGGTTCCTGCTGAGTATATCCGTGCTGATGAGGGAATTCCCGCAGACAATGTTTCCGCTGAGGTTCGGGATAATTTTTTCATGGAACAACACCTGCATATCGTTGGCGGTTGCGGTCGTCTCGTCTTCGAGCATTTTCAGCGCGAGGGATAATTGGGTTACTTCGACTGCCTGAGCGTCGATATCCACTCCATAGATGTTATTGAGCAGTATCTGTTGTTTCTGCCGGATACTTAAAACCATGCGGCCGTCTTTCTCAATGCATCCGTCTTTAAGTGCCTTCTCGGGGTGATCTCGGTAGTAGGCGTTATGGTAATCGAGGAGGCACTCGAACGCGCCGATGAGGAACGACCCGCTTCCGCAGGAAATATCGGCAATTCTAAGCTTGGATATTTCCAACGGGGTCTTGCCCTTGATGAGTTCACCGACGGTATTTTTCACGATGTAATCGACGATATATTTCGGCGTGTAATAAACCCCACCCGCTCTAATGACTTCTGGTTTTTTTTCTACGGTTACCCGTTTATCAGTAGTATGGATGACCTTTCCGAGAAACCGTTCGTAGATCGAACCCAGAATATGAATGGGAATCTTATCAAAATCATACGGTGAATTCAGATGAGAGATATCCTCGCATATTTGGGAAAAACTATTCAATTCCGGCCCGGAAAAATTCTGGTCGTCGATGAAATGCTTTTTAAATACTATCCCATTATATTTAATATTCAAATTATGGCATACAGTGATAAATTCCCTCCATGCATTACCGTGTTCCCCGAATTCGCTGACATAGTTTTTCTGTTCGATAAGTTTATCTTCTAAAAACCTAATAAACACAAGACGGTCTATAGTCCTCTGTACCGCTTCGGTCAGTTCTTCGCTATTTAAGTGTGTGTCATTTTTCTTGAATGCACTAGCTAGCGTATACCTCATGGAATCAATAAATTCGAGAAAATCGTCATCAATAGGTTTGATATTTTCTTTGAATAGCCCTCTTTGAACGGCTTTACCGGAAGGCTTTTTTAAATCCTTTGCGTATCGTTCTATGGAATTATCTAAAACAGCTTCACGGGAAAATAGATAATATATTTTATTAAAAGTTTCTTTATCTGCGTATTCGTTAAATCGAAAGGATTTGTGTGCCCCATTGAAAACATGATTAATATTCGGTTTATATCGACAGTCCAAAATATGAAATTCCTCGAAATCTGTGAGTATTGCGATTGGAGTATTAGCATTCCAACCGTAT is part of the Brevinematales bacterium genome and encodes:
- a CDS encoding N-6 DNA methylase — protein: MHTNPEKAFEEVKVLVDVFKSNSRHYLSNDYQEAEARKDFIDKFFIALGWDVNHDEQKDPYQQEIKIEKTQSNQKRPDYTFFLTPNFKDPVFFIEAKKPAKNLKDKNFYFQTMKYGWNANTPIAILTDFEEFHILDCRYKPNINHVFNGAHKSFRFNEYADKETFNKIYYLFSREAVLDNSIERYAKDLKKPSGKAVQRGLFKENIKPIDDDFLEFIDSMRYTLASAFKKNDTHLNSEELTEAVQRTIDRLVFIRFLEDKLIEQKNYVSEFGEHGNAWREFITVCHNLNIKYNGIVFKKHFIDDQNFSGPELNSFSQICEDISHLNSPYDFDKIPIHILGSIYERFLGKVIHTTDKRVTVEKKPEVIRAGGVYYTPKYIVDYIVKNTVGELIKGKTPLEISKLRIADISCGSGSFLIGAFECLLDYHNAYYRDHPEKALKDGCIEKDGRMVLSIRQKQQILLNNIYGVDIDAQAVEVTQLSLALKMLEDETTATANDMQVLFHEKIIPNLSGNIVCGNSLISTDILSRNLFSGEEERRLNPMDFESAFPGVFKSGGFDCVIGNPPYVKEYTEKDQFKSIKKSHLEKYYQGKMDLWYFFVCYGLDILKSHGYLGFIAPNNWITNAGASILRNKILSDSKIIKYIDFNDFKVFKEASIQTMVFVLQKALLKNIYNIIYNKIIDNKISIKDMQNFMFLNQKLLGISSIEVEINPTFKDSLLNFNEKSKEIILEKIKNNSNYLRCAPVFGQI